CTACGAGAACTCGCCCTTCGTGAGGATTCTTCCCGAGGGGACTTTTCCGAACACCTCCTGCGTCAGGGGTTCAAACTTCTGCGACATAGGTGTGAGGACGAACCCAGAGAAAAAAACCGCGGTAATAGTCTGCGCCATAGATAACCTGGTAAAGGGAGCCTCCGGCCAGGCGATACAGAACATGAACATCATGCTTGACCTTCCAGAGAGCCTGGGACTTGAGTCTGTTCCGCTTT
The Candidatus Dadabacteria bacterium DNA segment above includes these coding regions:
- a CDS encoding Asd/ArgC dimerization domain-containing protein; translation: YENSPFVRILPEGTFPNTSCVRGSNFCDIGVRTNPEKKTAVIVCAIDNLVKGASGQAIQNMNIMLDLPESLGLESVPLYP